The Triticum aestivum cultivar Chinese Spring chromosome 7B, IWGSC CS RefSeq v2.1, whole genome shotgun sequence genome window below encodes:
- the LOC123161023 gene encoding uncharacterized protein: MRHRVAEETAAVGQGHRVAEEAAAVGRGHRVAEETAAAARRGTPELLGPAQQKDLEALFLIHWHIVSMEHGRPMVHIQLATEVPISGTYQCFVLWRHIPEDQSKSEEMIHRKGCWALGAPESCLKKSALQIVW; the protein is encoded by the exons ATGAGGCATCGCGTGGCAGAGGAGACGGCGGCTGTCGGGCAGGGGCATCGCGTggcagaggaggcggcggctgTCGGGCGGGGGCATCGCGTGGCAGAGgagacggcagcggcggcgagaCGAGGGACGCCCGAGCTCCTCGGCCCAGCTCAACAGAAG GACCTAGAAGCACTTTTTCTCATACATTGGCATATCGTATCAATGGAGCATGGGCGACCCATGGTGCACATACAGCTTGCTACCGAAGTACCCATCAGTGGCACATATCAGTGCTTTGTTCTTTGGAGGCATATACCCGAGGATCAGTCTAAGTCAGAAGAGATGATACACAG GAAGGGATGTTGGGCTCTTGGCGCCCCCGAGTCATGTCTGAAAAAATCAGCACTGCAGATTGTTTG GTAG